The Enterococcus sp. 7F3_DIV0205 genome has a window encoding:
- a CDS encoding ABC transporter permease, whose product MNYWNRALCSVTRRKGKSVILFAVIFILGNVIAGSIAIQQSTANVEKKIKHDLGATVSVDLDYQKMMDEGQSFSPSALKVDDIKKLGESSYVKEFDYNVKTSLFVKKIKTYEMENAATMSGIPKTLSLKGNNLLEPLDFKDKKVNLVEGRTFKQDEINSGKDVAIISKKLAEANGFNVGDKVVLDSSVMDFKQDGATEELASQDHPVEIIGIFEPTSVEKKKSDGKDQKGIEEQFMETEQFNTIYMPNDAVMNINKVEFEKGKELVPDRYKKADGTEMAMEDMNQIIPVYVLKSPEDVEAFKEEAKSLIPEGYKLSASTDQYDQVGGTFKKMSQISGYVVLLAIGATLLIISLVVILFLRDRKHELGIYLSLGETRTKVMQQILIELLLISLVAMCLSLVTGNILGKMVSESLIASDAFSQTSDAASNGGTMMIGGNNSSMSTLTTEDVSSAYEVKFSISYIVTFLIAGLSTVLLSAVLPLTYVLRLNPKKIMM is encoded by the coding sequence ATGAACTATTGGAATCGAGCGCTATGTAGTGTGACAAGAAGAAAAGGAAAATCGGTCATTTTATTTGCAGTTATTTTTATTTTAGGCAATGTTATTGCTGGATCAATCGCTATTCAGCAATCAACTGCTAATGTAGAAAAGAAAATCAAACATGATTTAGGTGCAACAGTCAGTGTGGATTTAGATTATCAAAAGATGATGGATGAAGGACAATCATTTTCACCTTCAGCGTTAAAAGTAGATGATATCAAAAAATTAGGTGAATCTTCTTATGTTAAAGAATTTGACTACAATGTGAAAACAAGTCTTTTCGTAAAAAAAATCAAAACATACGAAATGGAAAATGCTGCAACGATGAGCGGTATACCTAAAACGTTGAGTCTTAAAGGAAATAACTTACTTGAACCATTGGATTTTAAGGATAAAAAAGTAAACCTGGTTGAAGGTCGAACATTTAAACAAGACGAAATCAACAGTGGTAAAGACGTTGCAATCATTTCAAAGAAATTAGCAGAAGCAAATGGGTTTAACGTAGGAGATAAAGTCGTTTTAGATAGCTCAGTCATGGATTTTAAACAGGATGGGGCAACAGAAGAGTTGGCCTCTCAAGATCATCCAGTAGAGATTATTGGCATCTTTGAACCGACAAGCGTTGAAAAGAAAAAATCAGATGGCAAAGATCAAAAAGGGATCGAAGAGCAATTCATGGAAACGGAGCAGTTCAACACAATCTATATGCCAAATGATGCTGTGATGAATATCAACAAAGTAGAATTTGAAAAAGGCAAAGAATTAGTACCAGACCGCTATAAAAAAGCGGATGGAACAGAAATGGCGATGGAAGATATGAATCAAATCATCCCTGTATATGTGCTAAAATCACCAGAAGATGTCGAAGCCTTCAAAGAAGAAGCGAAGTCATTGATTCCAGAGGGGTACAAATTATCAGCATCGACCGATCAATATGATCAAGTCGGCGGAACGTTCAAAAAAATGTCTCAAATTTCTGGCTATGTAGTACTTTTAGCTATTGGTGCGACCCTACTGATTATTTCATTAGTTGTTATTCTCTTTTTACGTGATCGTAAACATGAGTTAGGAATTTATTTATCTTTAGGGGAAACAAGAACCAAAGTCATGCAACAGATTTTAATTGAGTTATTGCTGATTAGTCTAGTAGCGATGTGTCTGTCTTTAGTTACAGGGAATATTCTTGGGAAAATGGTCTCTGAATCCTTGATTGCCAGTGATGCTTTTTCACAAACCAGTGATGCAGCTAGCAATGGTGGCACGATGATGATTGGTGGTAACAATTCTAGTATGTCGACATTAACGACAGAAGATGTTTCCAGTGCGTATGAAGTGAAATTCTCAATTAGCTATATCGTGACGTTCTTGATTGCAGGATTAAGTACAGTTCTATTATCTGCGGTTTTACCTTTGACGTATGTCTTACGGTTAAATCCGAAGAAAATCATGATGTAG
- a CDS encoding ATP-binding cassette domain-containing protein yields MTVLNGITIDCSPGKVYGILGKAGAGKTTLLALIAGLDKVSSGEIFYKKDNLKEIDRDHYRLQEIGSIFQQYNVLANETALTTLKLCTTNSAAKGNAYFYEALKKVGIDEKVANLKIKKLSVSNQQRVYLAKAIINDPEIVLIDEPFESLSELSLAMVMEYIRIYAKNENKCIIISSQSKSIAAYVDELWGLNGGKLSFIKDNVEQEKI; encoded by the coding sequence GTGACTGTGCTGAATGGTATCACGATTGATTGTTCACCAGGGAAGGTTTATGGCATTTTAGGAAAAGCAGGAGCAGGAAAGACAACCTTACTTGCACTGATTGCAGGTCTGGACAAGGTTAGCTCAGGTGAGATTTTTTATAAAAAAGACAACCTTAAAGAAATCGATCGTGATCATTACCGTTTGCAGGAAATAGGTTCGATTTTCCAGCAGTACAACGTTCTTGCCAATGAAACAGCTTTGACCACACTCAAGCTATGTACAACAAACTCTGCCGCAAAAGGAAATGCTTATTTTTATGAGGCACTAAAAAAAGTAGGAATCGATGAAAAGGTAGCAAATCTGAAAATCAAGAAGTTATCTGTTTCTAATCAACAGCGTGTTTATTTGGCCAAAGCAATCATTAATGATCCTGAAATCGTTTTGATCGATGAACCTTTTGAATCGTTAAGTGAACTTTCATTAGCCATGGTCATGGAGTACATACGTATATACGCAAAAAATGAAAATAAGTGTATCATCATCAGCTCTCAATCAAAATCGATTGCTGCGTATGTTGATGAACTATGGGGATTGAATGGTGGGAAACTATCATTTATCAAAGACAATGTAGAACAGGAAAAAATTTAG